From one Ochrobactrum vermis genomic stretch:
- a CDS encoding efflux transporter outer membrane subunit produces MTSSFVRLTVLGSILPLLAACVTVGPDYQKPNVLTPAGWNSKADRRAPQLGDWWKNLKDPVLDQLVADGVAGSPDVATAKAKVRQARANFTSAGGVLYPQLDGSGSYSRSDSGNTLASNQSSMGFKTQWELDLFGGNKRGVEAAYYNVESANEQLRAALVTLIGDIATNYANLRGAQADIAIAQRNAASQRQTVALTRSQLEAGQISQVDLLNAETQAATTESQVPGLRITYAQYLNQLSVLTGRSSSALAGILDKSRSIPAIPRKVSAGLPADLLLSRPDVRAAEHDYASSNASVGQKQALLYPSVSLTGNINTGGANFGDLGKLSTISWAFGPSLSVPIFHGGQLNADVEAARAARDQSFIAYRKAILTALSEVENASVSLNQNRLRTGQLQKIVSNSRKINELTLEQYRAGTKSFVDVLTAQRDLLSAETNLSQARTDLVLNYVALQKALGGGWNGLIDVAKPEVIDGYTGPRIVKTTPIPPLTTDKRPL; encoded by the coding sequence TTGACGAGTTCGTTTGTCCGCCTGACCGTACTGGGAAGTATCCTGCCATTGCTGGCGGCATGCGTGACCGTTGGTCCTGACTACCAGAAGCCGAACGTGCTGACCCCTGCCGGGTGGAACAGCAAGGCCGACAGGCGCGCGCCGCAACTTGGCGACTGGTGGAAGAATCTGAAAGACCCGGTTCTGGATCAGCTGGTTGCGGACGGCGTTGCGGGTAGCCCCGATGTAGCAACTGCGAAGGCAAAGGTCCGGCAGGCACGTGCCAATTTCACCTCGGCAGGCGGTGTCCTCTATCCGCAACTCGACGGAAGCGGCAGCTATTCACGGTCCGACAGCGGTAACACCCTCGCCTCCAACCAGTCGAGCATGGGGTTCAAAACCCAGTGGGAGCTCGATCTTTTCGGCGGCAACAAGCGCGGCGTGGAAGCGGCCTACTACAATGTTGAATCCGCAAACGAACAATTGCGAGCGGCGCTCGTCACATTGATCGGCGACATCGCCACCAACTATGCGAATTTGCGCGGGGCGCAGGCTGATATTGCTATTGCGCAGCGCAACGCCGCATCCCAGCGGCAAACCGTGGCGCTGACACGCAGCCAGCTTGAGGCGGGACAGATTTCGCAGGTCGATCTTCTGAATGCGGAAACACAAGCTGCCACCACTGAGTCGCAGGTTCCGGGCTTGCGGATCACTTACGCCCAGTATCTCAACCAGTTGTCGGTGTTGACGGGGCGGTCTTCTTCGGCGCTGGCTGGCATTCTCGACAAGTCACGTTCTATACCCGCGATCCCGCGCAAGGTTTCTGCCGGCTTGCCTGCCGACCTGTTGCTCAGCCGTCCGGATGTTCGCGCAGCAGAACACGATTATGCAAGCTCCAACGCCAGTGTCGGTCAGAAGCAGGCCCTGCTCTATCCAAGCGTTTCGCTGACGGGAAACATTAACACAGGCGGCGCCAATTTCGGCGATCTTGGAAAGTTGTCGACAATCAGCTGGGCCTTCGGTCCGAGCCTGAGCGTACCTATATTCCATGGTGGTCAGTTGAATGCGGATGTCGAGGCCGCGAGGGCTGCACGTGACCAGAGTTTCATCGCCTATCGCAAGGCCATCCTGACAGCGCTCAGCGAGGTTGAAAATGCCAGCGTATCGCTCAACCAGAACCGTCTGCGCACAGGCCAGCTTCAGAAAATCGTCAGCAACAGCCGCAAGATCAACGAGTTGACGCTTGAACAATACCGGGCCGGCACGAAGAGCTTCGTCGATGTGCTGACGGCACAACGCGATCTCTTAAGCGCAGAAACCAATCTCAGTCAGGCCCGGACCGATCTTGTCCTGAATTATGTCGCCCTGCAGAAGGCACTGGGCGGCGGCTGGAACGGCCTTATCGATGTTGCAAAACCTGAAGTCATCGACGGCTACACAGGACCGCGTATCGTCAAGACGACGCCCATCCCTCCGCTGACAACCGATAAGAGGCCGCTATGA
- a CDS encoding efflux RND transporter periplasmic adaptor subunit, translating to MKPKSKRRFRWRLWLAVLIALMIVGYFVVRSLTKEEPLPATTIIKRGEIESSVLATGTLRPKNLVAIGAQATGRILSLKVKPGQQIKAGDVVALIDSTNQQNELNKAQASLRQNEATRAQNLADLELARQDLARNQMMIGKNAVARADYDKTVSTVKSKEAQVANSEAAIAAAQVDVQIAETNLAYTRITAPIVGTILATVVQEGQTVNAQQSAPTIAILGQLDTMTVEADISEADITQVRKGMPLYFTISGQNLKRYDAKLEKIEPAPDSIVNDKSFSTTAASSSSTATASAIYYKGIFSVPNPDGLLRTYMTTEVHILLAKATNALIAPVTALKDTNEPGKATVRVVTGANKIEERTVETGITDKINTEIRSGLNEGDKVVTDNQVASPAPAGI from the coding sequence ATGAAACCCAAGTCGAAACGCCGTTTTCGCTGGCGCCTGTGGTTGGCCGTTCTTATTGCACTGATGATCGTGGGTTATTTCGTCGTCCGTTCTCTGACGAAAGAAGAGCCCTTGCCCGCTACGACCATTATCAAGCGCGGCGAGATCGAGAGTTCGGTTCTTGCCACGGGCACGTTGCGGCCGAAAAATCTGGTCGCCATCGGCGCGCAGGCGACCGGTCGTATTCTCTCTTTGAAGGTGAAACCGGGCCAGCAGATCAAAGCTGGCGATGTCGTTGCGCTGATTGACTCGACCAACCAGCAAAATGAGCTGAACAAGGCCCAGGCATCGCTTCGCCAGAACGAAGCCACCCGTGCCCAGAATCTTGCCGATCTGGAGTTGGCCCGACAGGATCTGGCGCGAAACCAGATGATGATCGGCAAGAATGCCGTTGCACGCGCGGATTACGACAAGACGGTCAGCACCGTGAAGTCGAAGGAAGCGCAGGTCGCTAATAGCGAAGCGGCAATCGCAGCGGCGCAGGTCGACGTTCAGATCGCAGAGACCAACCTCGCCTATACCCGCATCACCGCGCCTATCGTTGGCACCATCCTCGCGACGGTCGTTCAGGAAGGCCAGACAGTCAACGCCCAGCAAAGTGCGCCGACAATCGCCATTCTTGGCCAGCTCGACACTATGACCGTCGAGGCGGATATTTCGGAAGCGGACATCACTCAGGTTCGCAAGGGGATGCCGCTTTATTTCACCATATCGGGACAGAATTTGAAGCGTTACGATGCGAAGCTGGAAAAGATCGAACCGGCCCCGGATTCCATCGTCAACGACAAAAGCTTCTCGACGACGGCCGCAAGTTCTTCAAGCACGGCGACCGCTTCCGCTATTTACTACAAGGGTATTTTCAGCGTTCCCAATCCGGATGGGCTGCTCAGAACCTATATGACAACCGAGGTTCACATTCTGCTTGCGAAGGCGACAAATGCTTTGATCGCGCCGGTGACAGCCCTCAAAGATACAAACGAACCCGGCAAGGCCACGGTTCGCGTGGTGACTGGCGCCAACAAGATCGAAGAACGAACGGTAGAGACCGGCATTACCGACAAGATCAATACCGAAATCCGTTCAGGCCTGAACGAGGGGGATAAGGTCGTGACCGACAATCAGGTCGCCTCTCCTGCCCCGGCCGGTATCTGA
- a CDS encoding SURF1 family protein: MPSPLNEQAPQKTSSRFFLGLISVLGAAFFIVFMGLGIWQVERLQWKLDLIERVDTRVHAEPVAAPGKDDWANVNQKDDEYRHVTLTGTYLNDKEVLVHALTERGAGYWILTPMRAPDGALTFINRGFVPSDKRDPSSRQETQIAGETTVTGLMRMPEPDGFFLRPNDPVRNDWNSRDVAAFAQKENLGPVAPYFIDADAISGAGTLPIGGLTVVKFRNSHLSYAITWFALAAMVAGAAIFLWRHERKSKS, from the coding sequence ATGCCCTCCCCCCTGAATGAACAAGCGCCCCAGAAGACATCCTCCCGTTTCTTCCTTGGTCTGATATCGGTGCTGGGGGCGGCTTTTTTCATAGTTTTCATGGGGCTGGGCATCTGGCAGGTCGAGCGCCTGCAATGGAAGCTCGATCTTATCGAACGGGTCGATACGCGGGTCCACGCCGAACCGGTCGCAGCGCCGGGAAAAGATGACTGGGCCAACGTCAACCAGAAGGATGACGAGTACCGTCATGTTACACTGACCGGCACCTATCTGAACGACAAGGAGGTGCTGGTCCATGCACTGACCGAGCGTGGCGCAGGCTATTGGATTCTGACACCGATGCGCGCTCCCGACGGAGCGCTGACCTTCATCAATCGCGGCTTTGTTCCAAGCGACAAACGTGATCCGTCATCGCGGCAGGAAACGCAGATCGCCGGAGAAACAACCGTAACAGGTCTGATGCGAATGCCGGAACCGGATGGATTTTTCCTCCGTCCGAACGATCCGGTGCGCAATGACTGGAATTCGCGTGACGTTGCCGCCTTTGCCCAGAAGGAAAATCTGGGGCCTGTTGCGCCCTATTTCATCGATGCGGATGCAATATCCGGTGCAGGAACGCTTCCCATTGGCGGACTGACGGTCGTCAAGTTCCGCAACAGTCATCTTTCCTATGCAATTACATGGTTTGCACTTGCTGCCATGGTTGCCGGTGCCGCCATTTTCCTCTGGCGGCACGAGCGTAAATCAAAAAGTTAG
- a CDS encoding D-amino-acid transaminase, protein MRSINHTDVRGRVLARVIYLNGAFVAENEAKVSVFDRGFLFGDGIYEVSAVIDGRLVDNELHLARLERSVRELGIPLPASLDAIRAAQIELIIRNGLHEGVVYMQVTRGEAERDFVYTDDIQPNFVMFTQAKNLANSPSVQNGVRVDVAPDTRWARRDIKTVMLLAQVLAKKQAKSNGFHEVWLVEDGFVTEGGSSTAFIITNDDVLVTRPNSHAILPGCTRRAVIKIAEEQNLRIEERLFTVDEAKAAKEAFLTSASSFVTPIIGIQDHTVSDGKPGPITRRLQEIYMDMARTGAEPVLQH, encoded by the coding sequence ATGCGCTCAATCAATCACACAGATGTCCGGGGACGTGTTTTGGCCAGGGTAATTTATTTGAACGGCGCCTTCGTAGCTGAGAACGAAGCGAAGGTGTCGGTGTTCGATCGCGGCTTTCTTTTTGGTGACGGGATTTACGAAGTCAGTGCTGTCATCGATGGCCGTCTCGTCGATAACGAGCTTCACCTCGCCCGTCTGGAACGGTCCGTCAGGGAACTCGGAATTCCTCTGCCTGCTTCTCTTGACGCCATTCGTGCGGCGCAGATCGAACTGATCATCCGCAACGGGCTGCATGAAGGCGTCGTCTATATGCAGGTGACGCGCGGCGAAGCGGAGCGCGATTTCGTTTATACCGACGACATCCAGCCGAATTTCGTCATGTTCACGCAGGCGAAGAACCTTGCCAATTCGCCATCGGTCCAGAATGGCGTCCGTGTGGATGTTGCGCCCGATACGCGCTGGGCACGCCGCGACATCAAGACTGTCATGCTTCTGGCGCAGGTGCTGGCGAAGAAGCAGGCGAAGAGCAACGGCTTTCATGAAGTCTGGCTGGTGGAGGACGGTTTCGTCACCGAAGGCGGCTCATCGACGGCGTTCATCATCACCAATGACGACGTTCTGGTAACGCGGCCAAATTCGCATGCAATCCTCCCCGGCTGCACGCGCCGCGCCGTCATCAAGATCGCGGAAGAACAGAATCTTCGTATCGAAGAGCGCCTGTTCACAGTGGATGAGGCGAAGGCCGCAAAGGAAGCATTTCTCACGAGTGCATCAAGCTTTGTGACGCCGATCATCGGTATTCAGGATCATACGGTTTCTGATGGCAAGCCTGGCCCGATAACGCGCCGTTTGCAGGAGATCTACATGGATATGGCTCGCACGGGAGCGGAGCCGGTACTCCAACATTGA
- a CDS encoding LysR family transcriptional regulator, translating to MELKWLEDFIALAATSSFSRAADTRHVTQSAFSRRIKQLELWLDVTLVNRATFPAELTREGRTFLPVAQDTVRQFYNTRKALQPSREVQNPVLTFSALHTLTVTFFPHWLKQIDDDIGGIRSLLSPDRGGFEDNIATLTEGEVHFFLTYAHNSVPILIDRTQFPYIVLGTERLMPVSHPWPTGPILDHAIASGEPLPYLSYGDFSFFGAALSQKFASGTAFKRQVVHENTMSIGLKAMALAGWGMAWLPESLIYDELQRGELVPASTDPYWDFTVEIRIYRHDAALPTHAESFWEYLQAKDRAISEKGN from the coding sequence ATGGAACTGAAATGGCTGGAAGACTTCATCGCGCTGGCGGCAACGTCGAGTTTCTCGCGTGCGGCCGACACCCGTCACGTAACGCAATCCGCGTTTTCCCGCCGCATCAAGCAGCTCGAACTCTGGCTGGACGTGACACTGGTCAATCGTGCGACCTTTCCCGCCGAACTGACCCGCGAAGGACGAACCTTTCTGCCTGTCGCACAGGATACCGTTCGCCAGTTCTATAATACGCGCAAGGCGCTGCAGCCAAGCCGCGAGGTTCAAAACCCGGTCCTCACATTTTCTGCGTTGCATACACTGACCGTCACGTTCTTTCCGCACTGGCTGAAACAGATCGATGATGACATAGGCGGCATCCGCTCCTTGCTCAGTCCGGATCGGGGCGGCTTCGAGGATAATATCGCCACGCTGACGGAGGGCGAGGTACATTTCTTCCTGACCTATGCGCATAACTCGGTGCCAATCCTCATCGACCGCACGCAGTTTCCATATATTGTGCTCGGCACCGAGCGCCTGATGCCCGTCTCGCACCCTTGGCCGACAGGTCCGATCCTTGATCACGCAATTGCCAGCGGGGAACCGTTGCCATATTTGAGCTATGGCGACTTTTCCTTCTTCGGCGCCGCCTTATCCCAGAAATTTGCATCCGGCACCGCGTTCAAGCGCCAGGTGGTTCACGAAAACACCATGTCGATTGGTCTCAAGGCGATGGCGCTTGCGGGCTGGGGCATGGCCTGGCTGCCCGAAAGCCTGATCTATGACGAGTTGCAGCGGGGCGAACTCGTGCCAGCCTCAACTGATCCCTATTGGGATTTCACAGTCGAGATCCGCATCTATCGTCATGATGCGGCACTTCCGACCCATGCCGAGAGCTTCTGGGAATATTTGCAGGCAAAAGATCGGGCAATTTCCGAAAAGGGCAATTGA
- a CDS encoding P1 family peptidase, whose product MTGKARDYGIICGIMQPGETNAITDVPGVRVGHHTLRNGDINTGVTAIIPHEGNMYRRKVLAACDVINGFGKSTGLVQVEELGTLETPILLTNTFGVGTCANALIREAIAANPDIGRTTSTVNPVVLECNDGPLNDIQAMAVTELDAQEALKVAGAAVAEGNVGAGTGMSCFGFKGGIGTSSRQFELDGKVHHLGILALTNFGRAGDLVLPDGRRPSPKAESQPEKGSVILVLATDVPMEHRQLKRVTRRCGAGLARLGAFWGHGSGDIAVGFSTAVTFDHDETRDVIEIAVLNENRIDTLFRAAAEATQEAVLNSMCMAEPMHGRAANRRSLADWLENHRD is encoded by the coding sequence ATGACAGGCAAGGCACGCGACTACGGCATCATCTGCGGCATCATGCAGCCGGGCGAGACCAACGCTATCACCGATGTTCCGGGCGTGCGTGTTGGCCACCACACCTTGCGCAATGGTGATATCAATACCGGCGTGACGGCGATCATCCCGCATGAAGGCAACATGTATCGCCGCAAGGTGCTGGCGGCCTGTGATGTCATCAACGGGTTTGGCAAGAGCACCGGCCTCGTGCAGGTTGAGGAGTTGGGCACGCTGGAAACGCCGATCCTGCTCACCAATACGTTCGGCGTCGGAACCTGTGCCAATGCGCTTATCCGCGAGGCTATTGCGGCCAATCCCGACATTGGCCGCACCACATCAACCGTCAATCCAGTCGTTCTGGAGTGCAATGATGGGCCGCTCAACGATATTCAGGCAATGGCCGTCACGGAACTGGACGCGCAGGAAGCTTTGAAGGTCGCCGGAGCGGCTGTGGCTGAAGGCAATGTTGGTGCCGGAACCGGCATGAGCTGCTTTGGCTTCAAGGGCGGTATCGGTACGTCCTCGCGCCAGTTCGAACTCGACGGCAAGGTCCATCACCTTGGCATTCTGGCGTTGACCAATTTCGGCCGCGCCGGTGATCTGGTTCTCCCGGACGGGCGCAGGCCTTCGCCAAAGGCGGAATCGCAACCGGAGAAAGGTTCAGTCATTCTGGTGCTTGCGACGGATGTTCCCATGGAACACCGGCAGCTGAAGCGCGTGACCCGTCGCTGCGGCGCAGGATTGGCGCGTCTCGGTGCGTTCTGGGGGCATGGCAGCGGCGATATTGCCGTTGGCTTTTCAACGGCAGTGACTTTCGACCATGATGAAACGCGCGATGTCATCGAGATCGCCGTGTTGAACGAAAACCGCATAGACACACTGTTTCGCGCAGCGGCAGAAGCCACGCAGGAAGCCGTCCTCAACTCCATGTGCATGGCTGAGCCTATGCATGGACGCGCCGCAAACCGCCGTTCGCTTGCCGACTGGCTGGAAAACCACAGGGACTAG
- the lpdA gene encoding dihydrolipoyl dehydrogenase: MSEISCKLLIIGGGPGGYVCGIRAGQLGIDAVLVEKTRLGGTCLNVGCIPSKALIHAADEFHHLSVLASKGALGITAQNPAIDFARTLEWKDGIVNRLNSGVAGLLKRSRVRMFHGQARFLDGKTVLVETDTGRQTIHAENIVIATGSVPVEIQTLPFGGKVISSTEALSLEKIPEKLAIVGGGYIGLEIGTAFAKLGAKVTVVEATDRILPQYDAELTRPVMARLKALGVEVLTSTSAKGLSKDEAGLEVLTADGTSKTIEADKILVTVGRKPQTDGWGLSEISLDMDGRFIRIDERCRTSMRGVYAIGDVTGEPMLAHRAMAQGEMVAEIIAGGNQIWDKRCIPAVCFTDPEIVTVGLSPDEARKAGHEIQVGIFPFQANGRAMTIEREDGMIRVVARADNHLILGIQAVGAGISELSSSFAQALEMGARLEDIAATIHAHPTLSEGFAEASMKALGHALHI; this comes from the coding sequence ATGAGTGAGATTTCCTGCAAACTCCTGATCATCGGTGGCGGTCCCGGCGGCTATGTATGCGGCATCCGGGCAGGCCAGCTTGGCATTGATGCGGTGCTGGTGGAAAAGACGCGACTAGGCGGCACCTGCCTCAATGTTGGCTGCATTCCGTCCAAGGCGCTGATCCATGCAGCCGACGAGTTCCATCACCTTTCCGTCCTCGCATCGAAGGGCGCGCTCGGCATTACGGCTCAGAATCCGGCAATTGATTTTGCCAGAACGCTGGAATGGAAAGACGGTATCGTCAATCGTCTGAACAGCGGCGTGGCCGGTCTCCTGAAACGGTCGCGCGTGCGCATGTTCCATGGGCAAGCTCGTTTTCTCGACGGGAAGACGGTTCTTGTCGAAACCGATACGGGCCGTCAGACGATCCACGCCGAAAACATCGTGATTGCAACCGGTTCGGTTCCAGTTGAAATTCAGACGCTGCCATTCGGTGGGAAGGTCATTTCGTCCACCGAAGCGTTGTCGCTGGAAAAGATTCCGGAAAAGCTTGCTATCGTTGGCGGCGGCTATATCGGGCTGGAAATCGGCACGGCATTTGCCAAGCTCGGCGCGAAAGTCACCGTTGTCGAGGCCACCGACCGTATTCTTCCGCAATATGATGCGGAACTGACACGTCCGGTCATGGCGCGTCTGAAAGCACTCGGTGTCGAAGTCCTGACCAGTACCTCGGCCAAAGGACTATCGAAGGATGAGGCGGGGCTGGAAGTCCTGACCGCCGACGGAACTTCGAAAACCATCGAAGCCGACAAGATACTGGTTACGGTGGGCCGCAAGCCGCAGACCGATGGCTGGGGGCTCAGCGAAATCAGCCTCGATATGGATGGACGTTTCATCCGTATTGACGAGCGCTGCCGCACCTCCATGCGTGGTGTCTATGCCATCGGCGACGTGACCGGTGAACCGATGCTTGCGCATCGCGCCATGGCGCAGGGCGAGATGGTGGCGGAAATCATCGCAGGTGGAAATCAGATTTGGGACAAACGCTGCATCCCTGCCGTCTGCTTCACCGATCCGGAAATCGTCACTGTCGGACTGTCACCGGACGAAGCCCGCAAGGCTGGTCATGAAATTCAGGTCGGCATCTTCCCGTTTCAGGCCAATGGCCGGGCAATGACCATCGAGCGCGAAGACGGCATGATCCGTGTCGTTGCGCGTGCGGATAATCACCTCATCCTCGGCATTCAGGCTGTCGGCGCTGGCATTTCCGAGCTTTCATCATCCTTCGCGCAGGCGTTGGAGATGGGTGCAAGACTGGAAGACATCGCGGCTACGATCCACGCGCATCCGACATTGAGTGAGGGCTTTGCCGAAGCCAGCATGAAAGCGCTCGGTCACGCGCTGCATATCTAA
- a CDS encoding MacB family efflux pump subunit, giving the protein MSDAPLLSLKGVSRHYPSGDEFTTVLNRVNLTIERGEMVAIIGASGSGKSTLMNILGCLDRPSEGEYLISGRATSELEADELAQLRREHFGFIFQRYHLLGELDAVGNVEIPAIYAGQKKDERREKAEMILERLGMGERTHHRPSQLSGGQQQRVSIARALINDADVILADEPTGALDSHSGEEVLGILQELNREGRTIVIVTHDRQVAARAQRIIEIRDGEIIADTRSGDAVRSVTAVPVDNEKHTKPRLLAGIRDRFNEAFSMALRSMNAHRLRTFLTMLGIIIGTASVVCVVALGQGSQRQILERISDLGTNTLYISPGRGFGDLKAAQITTLNLGDANEIAKLPYVVAATPSDTTSSTIRVGDKEVSVSVNGVGAEYFATRNSKLLEGRFFDQRNVDDLAQVAVVDETAKTTLFPHEVGSVIGKIILLKKVPVRIVGVVKAEERGPGGAQTLEVYLPQTTVQTRMTGSRSLQMILVRVADTMDPAEAEKLITTFLTKRHGEKDFSVFNTDSLQKTIQATTATLALLVSSIAGISLFVGGIGVMNIMLVAVSERINEIGVRMAIGARQSDILQQFLIEAVLVCLIGGVLGVLIAAGFGLLFAQFSSMFQLIYSPTSIVVALVCSSLIGIGFGFIPARNASKLDPVVALARD; this is encoded by the coding sequence ATGAGTGACGCGCCGCTGCTCTCGCTCAAGGGCGTTTCCCGGCATTATCCATCGGGGGACGAGTTCACGACGGTTCTGAACCGTGTGAACCTGACCATCGAGCGCGGCGAGATGGTGGCAATCATCGGTGCGTCTGGCTCTGGCAAATCCACGCTGATGAATATTCTCGGCTGCCTGGATCGCCCGTCGGAAGGCGAGTATCTGATCTCTGGTCGCGCCACGTCCGAGCTCGAGGCCGATGAGTTGGCCCAATTGCGGCGCGAGCATTTCGGTTTCATTTTCCAGCGTTATCATCTGCTTGGCGAACTTGATGCCGTGGGCAATGTCGAGATTCCGGCTATTTATGCAGGCCAGAAGAAAGACGAACGACGCGAGAAGGCGGAAATGATCCTCGAGCGGCTCGGCATGGGGGAACGCACCCATCATAGGCCAAGCCAATTGTCCGGTGGCCAGCAGCAGCGTGTCTCCATCGCCCGCGCCCTCATCAACGACGCAGATGTCATTCTGGCAGACGAGCCGACGGGCGCGCTCGACAGCCATAGTGGCGAAGAGGTGCTGGGCATTCTTCAGGAGCTCAATCGTGAAGGGCGCACCATCGTCATCGTTACACATGACCGGCAGGTTGCCGCGCGGGCGCAGCGCATTATCGAAATCCGCGATGGTGAAATCATTGCCGATACCAGAAGCGGCGATGCCGTTCGGTCAGTGACGGCTGTGCCGGTTGACAACGAGAAGCACACCAAGCCAAGGCTGCTTGCCGGCATTCGGGATCGCTTCAACGAGGCATTCTCGATGGCGCTCCGTTCGATGAATGCACATCGGCTCCGCACGTTTCTGACAATGCTCGGCATCATTATCGGCACGGCGTCGGTCGTGTGTGTCGTGGCGCTTGGGCAAGGTTCACAACGGCAGATTCTAGAACGGATCAGCGATCTTGGCACCAATACGCTCTATATCAGCCCCGGCAGGGGGTTTGGCGATCTGAAAGCGGCCCAGATTACGACACTCAATCTCGGCGATGCCAATGAGATCGCAAAATTGCCCTACGTCGTGGCAGCAACGCCATCCGACACGACCAGTTCCACTATTCGCGTCGGCGACAAGGAGGTGAGTGTTTCGGTCAATGGCGTCGGTGCGGAATATTTCGCCACTCGCAACAGCAAGCTGCTCGAAGGTCGGTTTTTCGATCAGCGTAATGTCGATGATCTGGCGCAGGTCGCGGTCGTCGACGAAACCGCCAAGACGACCCTTTTCCCGCACGAGGTCGGCTCGGTGATCGGCAAAATCATCCTTCTCAAGAAGGTGCCGGTGCGTATTGTCGGCGTCGTCAAGGCCGAGGAACGCGGTCCGGGTGGCGCACAGACACTTGAAGTCTACCTTCCGCAAACGACCGTGCAGACACGTATGACCGGCTCGCGCTCGTTACAGATGATCCTCGTGCGCGTCGCCGACACGATGGATCCGGCGGAAGCCGAAAAATTGATAACCACGTTTCTGACAAAGCGGCATGGCGAGAAGGATTTCTCGGTTTTCAACACTGACAGCCTGCAGAAGACCATTCAGGCCACGACTGCGACGCTTGCCCTTCTCGTATCCAGTATTGCAGGCATATCACTTTTCGTTGGCGGAATCGGTGTGATGAACATCATGCTCGTGGCCGTTTCGGAGAGAATCAACGAGATCGGCGTACGCATGGCAATCGGCGCGCGCCAGAGCGATATTTTGCAGCAGTTCCTGATTGAAGCGGTTCTCGTTTGTCTCATCGGCGGCGTGCTTGGTGTTCTCATCGCCGCCGGATTCGGTCTGTTGTTCGCGCAGTTCAGTTCGATGTTCCAGCTCATTTATTCGCCGACATCCATCGTGGTTGCGCTTGTTTGCTCCAGCCTGATCGGCATTGGATTCGGGTTTATTCCAGCCCGCAACGCCTCAAAACTCGACCCGGTCGTGGCGCTCGCCCGCGACTGA